In one Halorubrum sp. CBA1229 genomic region, the following are encoded:
- a CDS encoding phosphatase PAP2 family protein, which produces MSPLLSVVGSLVLWVGGALLVAGAAIVGPHRLARLRTELAPRLWSVRRPLVALGAVLLASAVGRSALQTVSELFGLRLTGLIYAIEGNFVAWVQATFVTPELTVYFSGIYVYGYVFLLVFPFVAYLALPDTTTLKRLIVAYGLNYSIGLVVYTVVYAHGPRNLMPDMVTSLLFTYNPDFMALTSEVNEAANVFPSLHTSLSVTVATFAVLTRGEYPRWTPVALWLSTSVVLATMYLGIHWLTDVIGGIALALGSVYLSYRFVDEEGETDRDVDVDGTAA; this is translated from the coding sequence ATGAGCCCGCTTCTGTCGGTCGTCGGCTCGCTCGTGCTGTGGGTCGGGGGAGCGCTGCTCGTGGCGGGGGCGGCGATCGTCGGTCCGCACCGGCTCGCCCGCCTTCGGACCGAACTCGCGCCGCGGCTGTGGAGCGTCCGGCGACCGCTCGTCGCGCTGGGCGCGGTACTGCTCGCGAGCGCGGTCGGTCGGAGCGCGCTCCAGACCGTCTCGGAGCTGTTCGGGCTGCGCCTGACGGGGCTGATCTACGCTATCGAGGGCAACTTCGTCGCGTGGGTGCAGGCGACGTTCGTTACCCCGGAGCTGACGGTGTACTTCTCCGGGATATACGTGTACGGGTACGTGTTCCTGCTGGTGTTCCCGTTCGTCGCCTACCTCGCGCTGCCGGACACGACGACGCTGAAGCGGCTGATCGTCGCGTACGGGCTCAACTACTCGATCGGACTCGTGGTCTACACGGTCGTGTACGCGCACGGTCCGCGGAACCTCATGCCCGACATGGTGACGTCGCTGCTGTTCACGTACAACCCCGACTTCATGGCGCTGACGAGCGAGGTGAACGAGGCCGCGAACGTCTTCCCGTCGCTCCACACGTCGCTGTCGGTGACGGTCGCGACGTTCGCGGTGCTGACGCGCGGGGAGTACCCGCGGTGGACGCCGGTCGCGCTGTGGCTCTCGACGTCGGTGGTACTCGCGACGATGTACCTCGGGATCCACTGGCTCACCGACGTGATCGGCGGGATCGCGCTCGCGCTGGGGTCTGTCTACCTCTCGTATCGGTTCGTCGACGAGGAGGGGGAGACCGACCGCGACGTCGACGTCGACGGCACCGCCGCCTAG
- a CDS encoding DsbA family oxidoreductase: protein MSNTHSDDAADGDSAGDATESITVYSDYVCPFCYLGRRSLAEYQETRDEPLAVDWHPFDLRAGKRNPDGTIDHDVDDGKGDDYYAQARENVRRLQEQYGVDMAQEIATEVDSLPAQLVSVHVKETAPEAWPAFDDAVFAALWQEGRDIGDREVLADIASDVEGLGADVVDAALDDEDLRERVTELFDAARQRGITGVPTFAFDGHAARGAVPPEQLERLVEGA from the coding sequence ATGTCGAACACGCACTCCGACGACGCGGCCGACGGCGACTCGGCCGGCGACGCGACCGAGTCGATCACCGTCTACTCCGACTACGTCTGCCCGTTCTGCTACCTCGGCCGGCGGTCGCTCGCCGAGTACCAGGAGACGCGCGACGAGCCGCTCGCGGTCGACTGGCACCCGTTCGACCTCCGGGCCGGCAAGCGGAACCCGGACGGCACGATCGACCACGACGTCGACGACGGGAAGGGCGACGACTACTACGCGCAGGCCCGCGAGAACGTCCGTCGCCTGCAGGAGCAGTACGGCGTCGACATGGCCCAGGAGATCGCGACCGAGGTCGACTCGCTGCCCGCCCAGCTCGTCTCCGTACACGTGAAGGAGACCGCCCCCGAGGCGTGGCCCGCCTTCGACGACGCGGTGTTCGCGGCGCTGTGGCAGGAGGGCCGCGACATCGGCGACCGCGAGGTGCTCGCCGACATCGCGAGCGACGTCGAGGGGCTCGGCGCCGATGTCGTCGACGCCGCACTCGACGACGAGGACCTCCGCGAACGCGTGACGGAGCTGTTCGACGCGGCGCGACAGCGAGGGATCACCGGCGTGCCGACGTTCGCGTTCGACGGCCACGCCGCCCGCGGCGCGGTCCCGCCGGAGCAGCTCGAACGGCTCGTCGAGGGCGCCTGA
- a CDS encoding bifunctional hydroxymethylpyrimidine kinase/phosphomethylpyrimidine kinase, translating to MTHARDPVSPPVALTIAGSDAGGGAGVQADLKAMTAHGVFGTAVVTATTAQNTRGIEDVHAVPADHVASQYEAVVEDFDVGAVKTGMLATAPIVETAADLLARLSAPVVVDPVMVAATGDRLLSPAAEDAYEGLIEGATLVTPNADEAAVLFGEPVETPADAEAAGRELVARGAEAALIKGGHLDEGGETVVDTLVVGDAKGSGGAGDAGDELGDCDDPTVVRFENPRVATDATHGSGCALSSAIAARLARGDPLREAVARAVDEMESAIRRGYDVGEGPGAVNPTAFGGDR from the coding sequence ATGACACACGCTCGCGACCCCGTTTCCCCGCCGGTCGCGCTGACGATCGCCGGCAGCGACGCCGGCGGCGGTGCGGGGGTCCAGGCCGACCTGAAGGCGATGACGGCCCACGGCGTCTTCGGGACCGCGGTCGTGACGGCCACGACGGCGCAGAACACGCGCGGCATCGAGGACGTCCACGCCGTCCCGGCCGACCACGTGGCGAGCCAGTACGAGGCCGTGGTCGAGGACTTCGACGTCGGCGCGGTCAAGACGGGGATGCTGGCCACGGCGCCGATCGTCGAGACCGCGGCCGACCTGCTCGCCCGTCTCTCGGCCCCGGTCGTCGTCGACCCGGTGATGGTCGCCGCGACCGGCGACCGGCTGCTCTCGCCCGCCGCCGAGGACGCCTACGAGGGGCTGATCGAGGGGGCGACGCTCGTCACTCCCAACGCCGACGAGGCGGCGGTGCTATTCGGCGAGCCGGTCGAGACGCCGGCGGACGCCGAGGCGGCCGGCCGGGAGCTCGTCGCCCGCGGCGCCGAGGCCGCTCTTATAAAAGGCGGCCACCTCGACGAGGGCGGCGAGACGGTCGTCGACACGCTCGTGGTCGGCGACGCGAAGGGGAGCGGCGGCGCTGGCGACGCCGGCGACGAACTCGGCGACTGCGACGACCCGACCGTCGTTCGCTTCGAGAATCCGCGCGTAGCGACCGACGCGACGCACGGCTCCGGTTGCGCGCTGTCGAGCGCGATCGCGGCCCGGCTGGCGCGCGGCGACCCCCTGCGCGAGGCCGTCGCACGCGCGGTGGACGAGATGGAGTCCGCGATCCGTCGCGGCTACGACGTCGGCGAGGGGCCGGGCGCGGTGAACCCGACGGCGTTCGGCGGCGACCGCTGA
- a CDS encoding ZIP family metal transporter produces the protein MVALDAFAFVFVAGLITALATGIGALPFFFFDSISDRGNVALWGFSSGIMLSASLFGLVREGLAEGTPVEIGVGLAAGVVLVVVAHDVLLDADIDPREYEEADFKKLVLILGVLTVHSFPEGVAVGVSFADLGLAGGTSLFGFTVPLLAVFMTVAISIHNVPEGTAISIPLRAMGVSKWKMVWWSVFSSLPQPIGAVLAFAFVRYAREFLPYGFGFAAGAMIYLVATEFIPEALETGAALPRGGKPVLAGGIALGVVLMVPLAFL, from the coding sequence ATGGTCGCACTCGACGCGTTCGCGTTCGTCTTCGTCGCCGGGCTGATCACGGCCCTCGCGACCGGGATCGGCGCGCTGCCGTTCTTCTTCTTCGACTCGATCAGCGACCGCGGGAACGTGGCGCTGTGGGGGTTCTCCTCGGGGATCATGCTCTCCGCGTCGCTGTTCGGGCTCGTTCGGGAGGGGCTCGCGGAGGGGACGCCGGTCGAGATCGGGGTCGGCCTGGCCGCGGGCGTCGTCCTGGTCGTCGTCGCGCACGACGTGCTGCTGGACGCCGATATCGACCCGCGGGAGTACGAGGAGGCGGACTTCAAGAAGCTCGTGTTGATCCTCGGCGTGCTGACCGTCCACAGCTTCCCAGAGGGGGTCGCCGTCGGCGTCTCGTTCGCGGACCTCGGGCTGGCGGGCGGCACCTCGCTGTTCGGGTTCACCGTCCCGCTGCTCGCGGTGTTCATGACGGTCGCGATCTCGATCCACAACGTCCCCGAGGGGACCGCGATCTCGATCCCGCTGCGGGCGATGGGCGTCTCGAAGTGGAAGATGGTCTGGTGGTCGGTGTTCTCCAGCCTCCCGCAGCCGATCGGTGCGGTCCTCGCCTTCGCGTTCGTCCGGTACGCCCGGGAGTTCCTCCCGTACGGCTTCGGGTTCGCCGCCGGCGCGATGATCTACCTCGTCGCCACCGAGTTCATCCCCGAGGCGCTCGAGACCGGCGCGGCGCTCCCCCGCGGCGGGAAGCCCGTGCTCGCGGGCGGGATCGCGCTCGGCGTCGTGCTCATGGTCCCTCTCGCGTTCCTCTGA
- a CDS encoding signal peptidase I, with protein sequence MHNTLTSPRLKKAANVLGIVLLLALVAPFAVYAAPEIVGADESFVVLTASMTPAIAPGDVVIVADRDPTTVVDGDVITFMRGTSEVPVTHRVIDVVGEGGTLAFETMGDANEGPDPGLVPAGNLVGVVALTIPYIGYVIQFAGTQAGFVTLVLLPFGLLAVTEVWSIVRGREEVDGGSEAPDAPADGVVDADATAAPVTAASAGTDAAGVETAETDVAPAETAATGSPGVSVDAVGGAAAVLLAFAPYTAYVAVQLRTAAAIAVAVAAATLLLGALATWVPASGVLDRNRPSAEAAADDDTANDRAASGDAADDGADDDYVATDDYVANDDRGAERDDGATDPVEPSGSVTVTDGSGELQSPPTTPPSQPDRAGEVD encoded by the coding sequence ATGCACAACACACTCACATCACCACGACTCAAGAAGGCGGCGAACGTACTCGGGATCGTCCTGTTGCTAGCGCTCGTCGCGCCGTTCGCGGTGTACGCCGCGCCCGAGATCGTCGGCGCCGACGAGAGCTTCGTGGTACTCACGGCGAGCATGACGCCCGCCATCGCGCCGGGCGACGTGGTGATCGTCGCCGATCGCGACCCGACGACGGTCGTCGACGGCGACGTGATCACGTTCATGCGCGGCACGAGCGAGGTGCCGGTGACCCACCGCGTGATCGACGTCGTCGGCGAGGGCGGGACCCTCGCCTTCGAGACGATGGGCGACGCGAACGAGGGGCCGGACCCGGGGCTCGTCCCCGCCGGGAACCTCGTCGGCGTGGTCGCGCTGACGATCCCGTACATCGGGTACGTGATCCAGTTCGCGGGGACCCAGGCCGGGTTCGTCACGCTGGTGTTGCTCCCGTTCGGGCTGCTCGCGGTCACAGAGGTCTGGTCGATCGTTCGCGGCCGCGAGGAGGTAGACGGGGGCTCGGAGGCGCCGGACGCACCGGCCGACGGAGTCGTCGACGCGGACGCGACCGCGGCGCCCGTCACCGCGGCGTCCGCCGGGACCGACGCGGCAGGCGTCGAGACCGCCGAAACCGACGTGGCGCCCGCAGAGACCGCCGCGACCGGTTCCCCGGGAGTCTCCGTCGACGCGGTCGGCGGGGCGGCGGCGGTGTTGCTGGCGTTCGCGCCGTACACGGCCTACGTCGCGGTCCAGCTCCGCACCGCTGCGGCCATCGCGGTCGCGGTCGCGGCGGCGACGCTGCTGCTCGGCGCGCTCGCGACGTGGGTGCCGGCAAGCGGCGTCCTCGACCGGAACCGACCGAGCGCGGAGGCGGCGGCGGACGACGACACGGCGAACGACCGCGCGGCGAGCGGCGATGCCGCGGACGACGGGGCGGATGACGACTACGTGGCGACTGACGACTACGTGGCGAATGACGACCGCGGAGCGGAGCGCGACGACGGAGCGACTGACCCGGTCGAGCCGTCGGGATCGGTGACAGTGACAGACGGGTCCGGGGAGCTTCAGTCGCCGCCGACCACCCCACCGTCACAGCCGGACCGCGCCGGGGAGGTGGACTGA
- a CDS encoding SipW-dependent-type signal peptide-containing protein → MTPGNDAGRRPSRLSRRRLLASIGGVGAVGMASGLGTGAYLSDRETFPDNVFGAGSVELVVNETVSDGAFAVDVSGIGRGPDKRAFDSFNIEVRTNPARVWLAAKCPTVNDDLSDALEVDVRVDGSSITGGFRPFATVAAGLVDGERIDIGCLDPESSIEVEVFAELPVDAPDSLSGQNSSLSFRLYAEQCRHVSEADAAGSNPFADRVCEEPGDDCPACVKFGKADDIEATLAPGDVLPLTELPEGVAAHAIEITEVETKDDGEAVGAAFVLRGPDGNPGPDVCTVEIKGGQGTERYEIDPISAETGEILFAPLKPDGDDRYGISNIVVFVCSDSGDDPDEPDETVDCVVCDDENASLATLDMRYRGDDEPSVTVVSTNGGTGGTLFTGTVANGDVFTLDGSDVERQGKGKGPDKLGPEVEITVDGGEPISLHVSCSEPLAVGMRFGPDGEFEIDGGTTTTDAPICGSEDI, encoded by the coding sequence ATGACCCCCGGAAACGACGCGGGACGGCGCCCGAGCCGCCTGAGCCGGCGCCGGCTCCTCGCGAGCATCGGCGGCGTCGGCGCCGTCGGGATGGCGAGCGGCCTCGGGACCGGCGCGTACCTCTCGGACCGCGAGACGTTCCCGGACAACGTCTTCGGCGCCGGCTCCGTCGAGCTGGTCGTGAACGAAACGGTCTCCGACGGGGCCTTCGCGGTCGACGTGTCGGGAATTGGACGCGGCCCGGACAAGAGGGCCTTCGACTCGTTCAATATCGAAGTTCGGACGAACCCCGCCAGGGTCTGGCTCGCGGCGAAGTGTCCCACGGTCAACGACGACCTTTCGGACGCCCTCGAAGTCGACGTCCGCGTGGACGGGAGTTCGATCACGGGCGGGTTCCGCCCGTTCGCCACGGTCGCTGCCGGACTCGTCGACGGCGAACGGATCGACATCGGCTGTCTCGATCCCGAAAGCTCGATCGAGGTCGAGGTCTTCGCGGAGCTCCCCGTCGACGCGCCAGATTCGCTGTCTGGACAAAACAGTTCACTCTCGTTCCGGCTGTACGCCGAGCAGTGTCGCCACGTCTCCGAGGCGGACGCGGCGGGGTCGAACCCCTTCGCCGACCGGGTCTGTGAGGAGCCGGGCGACGACTGCCCCGCGTGCGTCAAGTTCGGCAAGGCGGACGACATCGAGGCGACACTTGCGCCGGGCGACGTCCTTCCGCTGACCGAACTCCCTGAGGGCGTGGCCGCACATGCGATTGAGATCACCGAGGTCGAGACGAAGGACGACGGCGAGGCGGTCGGCGCCGCGTTCGTCCTCCGCGGCCCCGACGGAAACCCCGGACCGGACGTGTGCACCGTCGAGATCAAGGGCGGGCAGGGGACCGAACGCTACGAGATCGACCCGATCTCCGCGGAGACGGGCGAGATCCTGTTCGCCCCCCTGAAGCCCGACGGAGACGATCGGTACGGGATCAGCAACATCGTCGTCTTCGTCTGTTCCGATTCGGGCGACGACCCCGACGAGCCGGACGAGACGGTCGACTGCGTCGTCTGCGACGACGAGAACGCCTCGCTCGCGACGCTCGACATGCGTTACCGCGGCGACGACGAGCCGTCGGTCACCGTCGTCTCGACGAATGGCGGCACCGGCGGGACGCTGTTCACTGGAACGGTCGCTAACGGCGACGTGTTCACCCTCGACGGGAGCGACGTCGAGCGCCAGGGGAAGGGGAAAGGCCCCGACAAGCTCGGCCCGGAGGTCGAGATAACGGTCGACGGCGGGGAGCCGATATCGCTTCACGTGAGCTGCTCGGAGCCGCTCGCGGTCGGCATGCGGTTCGGACCCGACGGCGAGTTCGAGATCGACGGCGGCACGACTACGACGGACGCGCCGATCTGCGGCTCGGAGGATATCTGA